In the Rhizophagus irregularis chromosome 10, complete sequence genome, one interval contains:
- a CDS encoding uncharacterized protein (SECRETED:cutsite_SQA-AP; SECRETED:prob_0.9209); SECRETED:SignalP(1-19) produces MKLSLVLPICLSFVIISQAAPMNFDKRRFGVEHTPEADATFQEVKDLAQGSDKEAQAGNLSGAMVRALLAKAPACDQQDRADEIIDLGKEFGGQPSELCDKKPRNKELEGLTQAQDPTGKVEDPKEVEDPEKEDPEKEDPEKEDPEKEDPEKEDPEKEDPEKEDPEKEDPEKEDPEKEDPEKEDPEKEDPEKEDPEKEDPEKEDPEKEDPEKEDPEKEDPEKEDPEKEDPEKEDPEKEDPEKEDPEKEDPEKEDPEKEDPGTNVAETDPVGGVKMPKIEKKNDDFIVNGNGFNGNLDAAHSRQCDVQKNLCFNKFNGGDKSFSGQDCEDQVNKCKEGPPVFA; encoded by the exons ATGAAGTTATCATTAGTTCTTCCGATTTGTTTGTCATTTGTTATCATTTCTCAAGCTGCTCCTATGAATTTTGATAAAAGACGTTTTGGTGTAGAACATACTCCTGAAGCTGACGCTACTTTTCAAGAAGTAAAAGATTTAGCTCAAGGTTCTGATAAAGAAGCACAAGCTGGTAATTTATCAGGTGCTATGGTAAGGGCTCTCTTAGCAAAGGCTCCAGCTTGCGATCAACAAGATAGAGCAGATGAAATAATTGACCTTGGTAAAGAATTTGGAG GCCAACCATCTGAGCTTTGTGATAAAAAACCAAGGAATAAAGAACTTGAAGGATTAACTCAAGCTCAAGATCCAACCGGTAAAGTAGAAGACCCTAAAGAAGTAGAAGATCCAGAAAAAGAAGACCCAGAAAAAGAAGACCCAGAAAAAGAAGACCCAGAAAAAGAAGATCCTGAAAAAGAAGATCCTGAAAAAGAAGACCCAGAAAAAGAAGATCCTGAAAAAGAAGATCCTGAAAAAGAAGACCCAGAAAAAGAAGATCCTGAAAAAGAAGACCCAGAAAAAGAAGATCCTGAAAAAGAAGACCCAGAAAAAGAAGATCCTGAAAAAGAAGATCCTGAAAAAGAAGATCCTGAAAAAGAAGACCCAGAAAAAGAAGATCCTGAAAAAGAAGATCCTGAAAAAGAAGACCCAGAAAAAGAAGATCCTGAAAAAGAAGATCCTGAAAAAGAAGATCCTGAAAAAGAAGACCCAGAAAAAGAGGACCCAGAAAAAGAAGATCCTGGAACCAATGTTGCAGAGACAGATCCTGTTGGGGGAGTTAAAATGCCAAAGAtcgaaaagaaaaatgatgatttCATTGTTAATGGAAATGGGTTTAATGGTAATTTGGATGCTGCACATAGCCGTCAATGTGATGTTCAAAAAAATCTATGCTTCAACAAATTCAATGGTGGTGATAAAAGCTTCAGTGGTCAAGATTGTGAAGACCAAGTCAACAAATGCAAAGAAGGTCCTCCAGTATTtgcataa